The proteins below are encoded in one region of Apium graveolens cultivar Ventura chromosome 4, ASM990537v1, whole genome shotgun sequence:
- the LOC141718699 gene encoding uncharacterized protein LOC141718699 has translation MAKEAWEAIKMLCQGADRVKKEMVQTLKAEFELLSMKDSEQLDDFYMRLNGIVTNIQALGEKIEESYVVKKLLYVVPTRFLQITSTIEQIGDLETMSVKETLGSLKAHEERMNGKNENSGGKLLLTEEEWSKRETEGKKLLLTIEEWLNIYGHYTSECQNDVSNHMTGLKSEFTELNEGITGLVKFGDGSTVKIEAKGSMTLVCKNGEERVLK, from the exons ATGGCTAAAGAAGCCTGGGAGGCAATAAAAATGTTATGTCAAGGGGCAGACCGAGTTAAGAAGGAAATGGTTCAAACACTTAAGGCGGAATTTGAATTATTAAGTATGAAAGACTCGGAACAGCTTGATGATTTCTATATGAGACTTAATGGGATTGTAACCAATATACAGGCACTGGGAGAGAAGATAGAAGAGTCATATGTGGTAAAAAAATTACTTTATGTTGTGCCTACCAGGTTTTTGCAAATTACCTCTACAATAGAACAAATTGGCGACTTAGAGACCATGTCTGTAAAAGAGACTTTGGGCTCACTTAAGGCCCATGAAGAAAGGATGAATGGGAAAAATGAGAATAGTGGTGGGAAATTATTGCTTACTGAAGAGGAATGGTCCAAGCGAGAGACTGAGGGGAAAAAACTACTACTTACCATAGAAGAGTGGCTAAACATTTATGGACACTATACATCTGAGTGTC AAAATGACGTGAGTAACCACATGACTGGACTGAAATCAGAATTCACGGAGTTGAACGAAGGAATAACAGGATTGGTAAAGTTTGGTGATGGCTCAACGGTAAAAATAGAGGCAAAAGGCTCAATGACACTCGTTTGTAAGAATGGGGAAGAACGTGTTCTGAAATAG